A window of Hymenobacter aerilatus contains these coding sequences:
- a CDS encoding leucyl aminopeptidase family protein — MSLQLAYAATAPTAADTVFILPTGTTTLPDAAATDLPDAARQYVNDQLAADSKLISLNHFTHQHYFVVAADKPTAPLAAEALRKSGHQLHARLKTDKVAALYVQDLTTDATGALPLVEGIALTAYQFAGYKTDEKSQQAPTLAQVYLTGSAFTARLTQELQAVVEGVSLARDLVNAPYNKLNATQFAEQMAAVGEEAGFQTEILDLVRIEALRMGGLLGVNQGSPEPPTFTIMEYKPEGATNSKPFVLVGKGVVYDTGGLSLKPTPNSMDMMKCDMAGGAAVVGTLYALAKNQVPLHVIGLVPATDNRPGGPAFAPGDVLTMYSGLTVEVLNTDAEGRLILADALAFAKKYNPALVIDMATLTGAAARAIGQEGIVGMGTTDEYMAQLQQSGRRVHERVVEFPLWEEYAEHIKSDIADIKNLGRAEAGAISAGKFLERFAEGYPWIHLDIAAPAYLMAPDSYRGKGGTGTTVRLLYDFLKAQA, encoded by the coding sequence ATGTCTCTCCAACTCGCCTACGCAGCCACGGCGCCCACTGCCGCCGACACTGTTTTCATCCTACCCACTGGCACCACTACGCTGCCCGACGCCGCTGCTACCGACCTACCCGACGCGGCCCGGCAGTACGTAAACGACCAGCTCGCCGCTGACAGCAAGCTCATCAGCCTTAACCATTTCACGCACCAGCACTACTTTGTGGTAGCCGCCGACAAGCCTACGGCACCCCTCGCGGCGGAGGCTCTGCGCAAAAGCGGCCACCAGCTGCACGCCCGCCTGAAAACCGATAAGGTAGCCGCGCTCTACGTGCAGGACCTGACCACCGACGCCACGGGCGCCCTACCCCTCGTGGAAGGTATTGCCCTCACGGCCTACCAGTTTGCGGGCTATAAAACCGATGAGAAGTCGCAGCAAGCGCCTACCCTAGCGCAGGTGTACCTCACCGGTTCGGCCTTCACGGCCCGGCTGACGCAGGAGCTGCAAGCAGTGGTAGAAGGCGTTTCCCTGGCCCGCGACCTGGTGAATGCACCGTACAATAAGCTCAACGCCACACAGTTTGCCGAGCAGATGGCCGCTGTGGGCGAGGAGGCAGGTTTCCAGACCGAGATTCTGGATTTGGTACGCATTGAGGCGCTCCGCATGGGCGGCTTATTGGGCGTAAACCAAGGTTCGCCTGAGCCCCCTACCTTCACTATTATGGAGTACAAGCCCGAGGGCGCTACCAACAGCAAGCCTTTTGTGCTGGTGGGTAAAGGTGTGGTATACGACACGGGCGGCCTCAGCCTGAAGCCTACCCCCAACAGCATGGACATGATGAAGTGCGACATGGCCGGCGGCGCGGCCGTGGTGGGCACGCTCTACGCCCTGGCTAAAAACCAAGTGCCGCTGCACGTGATTGGCCTGGTACCGGCCACCGACAACCGCCCCGGCGGCCCCGCCTTCGCCCCTGGCGACGTGCTTACGATGTACAGCGGCCTGACCGTGGAAGTGCTGAACACCGACGCTGAAGGACGCCTGATTCTGGCTGATGCCCTGGCCTTCGCCAAGAAATACAACCCGGCGCTGGTGATTGATATGGCAACCCTCACGGGCGCCGCCGCCCGCGCCATTGGGCAAGAGGGCATTGTGGGCATGGGCACCACCGACGAGTACATGGCGCAGCTCCAGCAATCGGGTCGGCGCGTGCACGAGCGTGTAGTAGAGTTTCCGCTGTGGGAGGAGTATGCCGAGCACATCAAGTCCGACATTGCCGACATCAAAAACCTGGGCCGCGCCGAGGCAGGCGCCATTTCGGCGGGCAAATTTCTGGAGCGCTTCGCCGAGGGTTACCCCTGGATTCACCTGGACATTGCCGCTCCCGCCTACCTCATGGCCCCCGACAGCTACCGTGGCAAGGGCGGCACCGGCACCACCGTGCGCCTGCTCTACGATTTCCTGAAGGCACAGGCGTAG
- the pdxA gene encoding 4-hydroxythreonine-4-phosphate dehydrogenase PdxA, producing the protein MSHLPRIGISVGDLAGIGPEIIYKTFLDARLLKYCTPVVYGMATSLFDDFPVDEQVGPLTFRQVRSAADIDPGKLNAVTCWDEDFVLTPGQPTQASGAAARESLLAACRDLKAGLLDGIVTAPISKENTQSDEFRYPGHTEFLTSFFGAPESLMLLASDDLRVATLTGHIPLKDVATRVTPELLRTKLQILLNSLRQDFGIEKPRVAVLGLNPHAGENGLLGTEEGSIVTPVLQQFLQEGHLVYGPYPADGYFGTGQYHQFDATLALYHDQGLTPFKTLAFERGVNYTAGLPIVRTSPDHGTAYGLAGQFRADPTSFREALYMACDLVRQRTGQVVVW; encoded by the coding sequence ATGAGTCACCTCCCCCGCATCGGCATTTCCGTTGGCGATTTGGCCGGCATCGGGCCGGAAATTATTTATAAAACCTTCCTCGACGCGCGCCTGCTGAAGTACTGCACGCCCGTGGTGTATGGCATGGCTACGTCGCTGTTCGATGATTTTCCGGTGGACGAGCAGGTAGGGCCGCTCACGTTCCGCCAAGTGCGCTCGGCCGCCGACATCGACCCTGGCAAGCTCAACGCCGTGACGTGCTGGGATGAGGACTTCGTACTCACTCCCGGCCAGCCTACCCAGGCCAGCGGCGCGGCCGCCCGCGAGTCGCTGCTAGCAGCGTGCCGCGACCTGAAAGCCGGCCTGCTCGATGGTATCGTCACGGCGCCCATCAGCAAGGAAAACACACAGTCCGATGAGTTTCGCTACCCCGGCCACACCGAGTTTCTGACCAGCTTCTTTGGGGCACCGGAAAGCCTGATGCTGCTGGCCAGTGACGACTTGCGCGTGGCTACCCTCACAGGACATATTCCGCTCAAGGACGTAGCCACCCGCGTCACGCCGGAACTGCTGCGTACCAAGCTGCAAATCCTGCTGAACTCGTTGCGGCAGGATTTCGGGATTGAAAAACCGCGCGTGGCCGTGCTGGGCCTGAATCCACACGCCGGTGAAAACGGCCTGCTGGGCACCGAGGAAGGCAGCATCGTAACGCCCGTGTTGCAGCAGTTTTTGCAGGAAGGCCACTTGGTTTATGGCCCCTACCCTGCCGATGGGTATTTCGGCACGGGGCAGTACCATCAGTTCGACGCTACGCTGGCGCTTTATCACGACCAAGGCTTAACTCCTTTCAAAACGCTGGCTTTCGAGCGGGGTGTGAACTACACCGCAGGCCTACCCATTGTGCGCACTTCACCCGACCACGGCACGGCCTACGGCCTGGCCGGCCAGTTCCGCGCCGACCCTACCTCCTTCCGCGAAGCCTTGTATATGGCTTGTGACCTGGTGCGCCAGCGCACTGGCCAGGTAGTGGTGTGGTAG
- a CDS encoding helix-turn-helix domain-containing protein, translating to MTLSTPAQYRQALRRLDALLAVADAGEETQALVTALAQYETRLQHLPSLPVTLAEMIELKRQHLQLKQKELAQLLEVPAGRLSQILSGKRRVTLDLAKKLYERLGISPEFILKTA from the coding sequence ATGACCCTCTCCACTCCCGCTCAATATCGCCAGGCGTTGCGCCGCTTGGATGCGCTGCTGGCAGTAGCTGATGCCGGGGAGGAAACGCAAGCCTTGGTAACGGCATTGGCGCAGTACGAAACCCGACTGCAACACTTGCCCAGCCTACCCGTCACACTAGCCGAAATGATCGAGCTGAAGCGTCAGCATTTGCAGCTCAAGCAAAAAGAGCTGGCTCAGCTGCTGGAGGTGCCGGCAGGCCGGTTGTCGCAGATTCTAAGCGGCAAACGACGTGTGACGCTGGACCTCGCCAAAAAGCTTTACGAACGCTTGGGCATCAGTCCAGAATTTATTCTAAAAACTGCCTAA
- a CDS encoding YceD family protein: MKKDSQFDLNIAKLADKMHHYAFELGPDFFARFDQQLIQEGNLHVDLELLKTDRLMTLDFHIKGTVQVTCDRSLDDFDQPIDVQRQLLVRFGETYAELDEDVLQITPETQVLPIAQHLFDYIGLAIPMKKLHPRFQNEPDENPDADSKLIFTTRTKGDDDDDDDYTDPRWNALRNLN, from the coding sequence GTGAAAAAAGACTCTCAATTTGACCTCAACATCGCCAAACTGGCGGATAAAATGCATCACTATGCATTTGAGTTGGGGCCGGACTTCTTCGCCCGATTTGATCAGCAATTGATTCAGGAAGGCAACCTGCACGTGGATCTGGAATTACTGAAGACAGACCGCCTGATGACCCTCGACTTTCACATCAAAGGCACGGTGCAAGTTACCTGCGACCGAAGCCTCGATGATTTTGATCAGCCAATTGACGTGCAGCGCCAGCTGCTGGTGCGCTTCGGCGAGACCTACGCCGAGTTGGACGAGGATGTGCTGCAAATCACGCCCGAAACGCAAGTGCTACCCATTGCCCAGCATTTGTTTGACTATATCGGCCTGGCTATTCCGATGAAGAAGCTGCACCCGCGCTTCCAGAATGAGCCCGACGAAAACCCTGACGCCGACAGCAAGCTCATCTTCACTACCCGCACAAAAGGCGACGATGACGATGATGACGACTACACGGACCCTCGCTGGAACGCGTTGCGCAATCTGAATTAA
- the rpmF gene encoding 50S ribosomal protein L32, translating into MAHPKRRTSSAVRDKRRTHDKLTPKAVTICQTTGELHLRHKAYVVDGDLYLNGKVAIKDYAPVASAAAPTEDEE; encoded by the coding sequence ATGGCTCATCCTAAGCGCCGCACCTCCTCCGCCGTACGCGACAAACGCCGCACCCACGACAAACTGACCCCCAAAGCCGTTACGATTTGCCAGACCACTGGTGAGCTGCACCTGCGCCACAAAGCCTATGTAGTAGACGGCGACCTGTATTTGAACGGCAAAGTAGCTATCAAGGACTACGCTCCGGTAGCATCGGCTGCAGCCCCGACTGAAGACGAAGAGTAG
- the plsX gene encoding phosphate acyltransferase PlsX — translation MKIALDAMGGDFAPQAAVDGAVLAAQQLAGKAQIVLIGQEEAVRPLLQQHGAAADSLAFIPATQVIAMGEHPAKAYQQKQDSSIAVGYKMLHAGEIDAFCSAGSTGAMLVGAMFSVKAVPGVLRPAIANFVPKLHGGYGIFLDVGANAECKPEMLEQFGELGSLYAQYVLGITTPKVGLMNLGEEEGKGTALLQAAHQLLKINPHIHFIGNIEGRDLFNDKADVIVCDGYTGNVMLKMAESIYDILAERHIVDPFFEKFNYEAFGGSPILGINDNAIIGHGVSTPTAICSMLLQGYQMAESGISDQIKATFKS, via the coding sequence ATGAAGATAGCCCTGGACGCAATGGGGGGCGATTTCGCTCCCCAGGCTGCCGTCGATGGTGCCGTGCTGGCCGCGCAACAATTAGCCGGCAAAGCTCAGATTGTGCTTATCGGCCAGGAGGAGGCTGTCCGGCCGCTGCTCCAACAACATGGTGCAGCGGCTGATAGCTTAGCTTTCATCCCCGCTACGCAGGTAATTGCGATGGGCGAGCACCCGGCCAAAGCCTATCAGCAGAAGCAGGATTCGAGTATTGCCGTGGGCTATAAAATGCTGCACGCGGGTGAAATTGACGCCTTTTGCTCGGCCGGCAGTACCGGCGCGATGCTGGTAGGCGCTATGTTCAGCGTGAAGGCTGTGCCGGGCGTGCTACGGCCCGCCATAGCGAACTTTGTTCCGAAGCTACACGGTGGCTACGGCATCTTTCTGGATGTAGGTGCCAATGCCGAGTGCAAACCCGAAATGCTGGAGCAGTTCGGCGAGCTAGGCTCACTGTATGCCCAGTACGTATTGGGCATCACTACCCCTAAAGTAGGCCTAATGAATCTGGGCGAGGAAGAAGGCAAGGGAACTGCCCTGCTGCAGGCCGCGCACCAGCTTTTGAAAATAAATCCACACATCCATTTCATTGGCAATATTGAAGGGCGCGACCTGTTCAATGATAAGGCCGATGTAATTGTGTGCGATGGCTATACGGGCAATGTGATGCTGAAAATGGCCGAGTCAATCTATGATATTCTAGCTGAGCGCCATATCGTAGACCCTTTCTTCGAGAAATTCAACTACGAAGCCTTTGGGGGTAGCCCCATCCTGGGCATCAATGATAATGCGATTATTGGTCATGGTGTGAGCACACCCACTGCTATTTGCAGCATGCTATTGCAAGGCTATCAAATGGCCGAATCTGGTATTTCTGACCAAATCAAAGCTACCTTTAAGTCTTAG
- a CDS encoding beta-ketoacyl-ACP synthase III yields the protein MKITAAITGVGSYVPDYVLTNKELETLVDTTDEWIVSRTGIQERHILKGENQGTSVMAIKAVEQLLAKTNTSAAEIDLLICATTTPDLVFPATANIISAAIGTTKAFSFDMQAACSGFLYALTTGAQFIQSGTYKKVVVVGADKMSSIIDYTDRSTCIIFGDGAGAVLLEPTTDGLGLLDHELCSDGRGEQHLHQKAGGSRRPPSAETVANREHFVYQEGAAVFKFAVKNMADVAAQVADRNHLSANDITWLVPHQANKRIIDATAQRVGIGPEKVMLTIHKYGNTTNATIPLCLADYEQQLRKGDNLIFAAFGGGFTWGALYVKWAYNPSGIMN from the coding sequence ATGAAGATAACTGCCGCCATTACCGGAGTTGGGTCCTACGTACCCGATTACGTGCTTACAAACAAAGAGCTTGAAACCCTTGTAGATACCACCGATGAGTGGATTGTAAGCCGAACGGGAATTCAGGAGCGGCACATTCTGAAAGGCGAAAACCAGGGCACGTCGGTTATGGCTATTAAAGCCGTGGAGCAGCTCCTGGCCAAAACCAATACCAGCGCTGCAGAAATTGATCTGCTGATTTGCGCGACTACTACACCGGATTTGGTTTTTCCGGCTACTGCCAATATCATTTCGGCAGCCATTGGCACCACCAAGGCGTTCAGCTTCGACATGCAGGCCGCGTGCTCGGGCTTTTTGTATGCCCTTACCACAGGCGCCCAGTTCATTCAGTCGGGCACCTACAAGAAGGTGGTGGTGGTAGGAGCCGATAAAATGTCGAGCATCATCGACTACACGGACCGCTCTACCTGTATTATTTTCGGGGATGGTGCCGGCGCTGTGCTACTCGAGCCCACTACCGACGGTCTGGGCCTGCTCGACCACGAATTGTGCTCCGACGGCCGCGGCGAGCAGCACCTGCACCAGAAAGCCGGCGGCTCACGTCGTCCGCCCTCAGCCGAGACGGTAGCCAACCGCGAGCATTTTGTGTACCAAGAAGGCGCCGCGGTGTTTAAGTTTGCCGTGAAAAATATGGCCGACGTAGCCGCCCAGGTAGCCGACCGCAACCACCTCTCCGCCAACGACATCACATGGTTGGTACCGCATCAGGCCAACAAGCGCATCATCGACGCTACAGCCCAGCGCGTGGGCATTGGCCCGGAGAAAGTGATGCTCACCATCCACAAGTACGGCAACACCACCAACGCTACCATTCCGCTCTGCTTAGCCGACTATGAGCAGCAGCTCCGGAAAGGCGACAACCTGATTTTTGCCGCCTTTGGGGGCGGCTTCACCTGGGGCGCGCTCTACGTGAAATGGGCGTATAATCCTTCGGGAATTATGAATTAG
- the efp gene encoding elongation factor P: MATTADFRNGLVLNYNGDLHVITEFQHVKPGKGPAFVRTKMRNIKTGKTLDNTFNAGVKVETARVEQRPHQYLFQDDYGYTFMDNASFEQVVLPEAMVPFADLMKEGQEVTILFHAETEQPLTAELPTTVDLVVTYTEPGLRGDTATNTLKPATVETGARIQVPLFIDTDTKIRIKTSDYSYVERVK, from the coding sequence ATGGCTACTACCGCAGACTTCCGCAACGGGCTCGTGCTGAACTACAACGGCGACCTGCACGTCATCACTGAATTTCAGCACGTGAAACCCGGTAAAGGACCGGCTTTCGTGCGTACCAAAATGCGCAATATTAAAACCGGCAAAACGCTTGACAACACCTTCAACGCCGGCGTGAAAGTGGAAACCGCCCGTGTGGAGCAGCGCCCGCATCAGTACCTATTTCAGGACGACTACGGCTACACTTTCATGGACAATGCTTCGTTTGAGCAGGTAGTACTGCCCGAGGCCATGGTGCCGTTTGCCGATTTGATGAAGGAAGGTCAGGAAGTAACCATCCTGTTCCACGCCGAAACGGAACAGCCCCTCACGGCTGAATTGCCCACTACCGTAGATTTGGTAGTAACTTACACCGAGCCCGGCCTGCGCGGTGATACGGCCACCAATACCCTCAAGCCCGCCACTGTAGAAACGGGCGCCCGCATCCAGGTACCTTTGTTTATTGATACTGATACCAAAATCCGCATCAAGACCAGCGACTACAGCTACGTCGAGCGGGTTAAGTAA
- the accB gene encoding acetyl-CoA carboxylase biotin carboxyl carrier protein encodes MKAKELQDLIDFIAKSGLNKVNIETEEFKISVQREPSYKPVISSVAPTPAPAVAAAPTPAALPAAAAPAPTTPTPATPEAAPAAGSNYQSLKAPMIGTFYRSSSPEAPVFVQVGDLVEKGQVICIIEAMKLFNEIEAEQAGRVVKILVDNATPVEYDQPLFLIEPM; translated from the coding sequence ATGAAAGCCAAAGAACTACAAGACCTTATCGACTTCATTGCCAAATCGGGGCTGAACAAGGTTAATATCGAAACCGAGGAGTTTAAAATCTCGGTGCAGCGCGAACCCAGCTATAAGCCTGTAATTAGCAGTGTAGCCCCTACTCCGGCCCCGGCCGTTGCGGCGGCACCTACCCCAGCAGCGCTACCGGCTGCGGCGGCCCCAGCCCCTACTACGCCTACCCCTGCTACACCGGAAGCAGCCCCCGCCGCGGGTAGCAACTACCAGTCGCTGAAAGCACCGATGATTGGCACCTTCTACCGTAGCAGCAGCCCCGAGGCACCCGTGTTCGTGCAGGTAGGCGACTTAGTAGAGAAAGGCCAGGTCATCTGCATCATCGAAGCCATGAAGCTGTTCAACGAGATTGAAGCCGAGCAAGCGGGCCGTGTGGTGAAGATTCTGGTTGATAATGCTACCCCCGTTGAGTACGATCAGCCGCTGTTCCTGATTGAGCCGATGTAA
- the accC gene encoding acetyl-CoA carboxylase biotin carboxylase subunit, with protein sequence MFKKILIANRGEIALRIIRTCKEMGIKTVAVYSTADKDSLHVRFADEAVCIGPPTSSLSYLNIPSLIAAAEITNADAIHPGYGFLSENAEFSRICQENGIKFIGASPEMINQMGDKASAKATMIKAGVPCIPGSVGLLDSLDQGKKVAAKIKYPVILKATAGGGGRGMRIINSEEEFEKAWNDARTEAKAAFGNDGVYLEKFVEEPRHIEIQVCGDQYGHVCHLSERDCSIQRRHQKLVEEAPSPFMTDDLRERMGKAAIAGASAIGYEGVGTIEFLVDKNRDFYFMEMNTRIQVEHPVTEEIINYDLIKEQIKVAAGISISGNNYYPQMHAMECRINAEDPTNGFRPSPGKITTLHIPGGHGVRVDTHVYAGYTIPPNYDSMIAKLITTAQTREECIVKMKRALSEFVVEGVKTTIPFHLALMDNQNFRDGDFTTKFLESSFDFSTL encoded by the coding sequence ATGTTTAAGAAAATCCTCATTGCGAACCGGGGCGAAATTGCCCTGCGGATTATTCGCACCTGTAAGGAAATGGGTATCAAGACGGTAGCCGTGTACTCGACTGCTGATAAAGACAGCCTGCACGTGCGCTTCGCCGACGAGGCCGTGTGCATTGGGCCGCCTACCTCTTCGCTTTCTTACCTGAACATCCCGAGCCTGATTGCGGCCGCTGAAATCACTAATGCCGACGCCATTCACCCTGGCTACGGCTTTCTGTCGGAAAACGCGGAGTTTTCGCGCATCTGTCAGGAAAATGGTATCAAGTTCATCGGCGCTTCGCCCGAGATGATCAACCAAATGGGTGATAAGGCTTCGGCCAAAGCTACCATGATCAAGGCTGGGGTGCCATGCATTCCAGGCTCCGTGGGCCTGCTTGATTCGTTGGACCAAGGCAAGAAGGTAGCCGCCAAGATCAAGTATCCGGTTATTCTGAAAGCTACGGCCGGTGGCGGCGGGCGCGGTATGCGCATCATCAATTCGGAAGAAGAGTTTGAGAAAGCCTGGAACGACGCCCGCACGGAGGCCAAAGCAGCTTTCGGCAACGATGGCGTGTACCTGGAGAAATTCGTAGAGGAACCCCGCCACATCGAGATTCAGGTATGCGGCGACCAGTACGGCCACGTGTGCCACCTCTCGGAGCGCGACTGCTCCATCCAGCGTCGCCACCAGAAGCTGGTAGAGGAAGCTCCCTCCCCCTTCATGACCGATGACCTACGCGAGCGGATGGGCAAAGCAGCCATTGCCGGCGCTTCCGCCATTGGCTACGAAGGGGTAGGCACTATAGAGTTCCTGGTAGATAAAAACCGTGATTTCTACTTCATGGAGATGAACACCCGCATTCAGGTGGAGCATCCTGTGACCGAGGAAATCATCAACTACGACCTCATCAAAGAGCAGATCAAGGTAGCTGCCGGCATTTCGATTTCGGGAAATAACTACTACCCTCAGATGCACGCCATGGAGTGCCGCATCAACGCAGAGGACCCTACGAACGGCTTCCGCCCTTCGCCCGGCAAAATCACGACGCTGCACATTCCTGGCGGCCACGGCGTACGCGTGGATACGCACGTGTACGCGGGCTACACCATCCCGCCGAACTACGACTCGATGATTGCCAAGCTCATCACCACAGCCCAAACCCGGGAGGAATGCATCGTAAAGATGAAGCGCGCCCTCTCAGAATTTGTAGTGGAAGGCGTAAAAACGACCATCCCATTCCACCTGGCCCTGATGGACAACCAGAACTTCCGGGACGGTGACTTCACCACGAAGTTCCTGGAGTCGTCGTTCGATTTTTCGACGCTGTAA
- a CDS encoding DUF3109 family protein has protein sequence MIIIQNTVISDDVRDNFFVCNLEACKGACCVEGDLGAPLEEDELRILEQEYEAIKPYLTEQGREAIEQQGLYIKDWEGDFSTTTINDRECAYALYDERGILKCGIEQAYLAGATTFKKPISCHLYPIRISKYEDFEALNYDRWGICNPACAFGGELGVRVYQFLKEPLIRKYGEAWYGELVQEIEGGAQG, from the coding sequence ATGATCATCATTCAGAATACCGTCATTTCCGACGACGTACGCGACAACTTTTTCGTGTGCAACCTGGAAGCCTGCAAGGGTGCCTGCTGCGTAGAGGGCGACCTGGGCGCCCCCCTGGAGGAAGACGAACTGCGCATTTTAGAGCAGGAATACGAAGCCATCAAACCCTACCTTACTGAGCAGGGTAGGGAAGCTATTGAGCAGCAAGGACTTTATATCAAAGACTGGGAGGGTGACTTCAGCACTACTACCATCAACGACCGGGAGTGCGCCTATGCTCTTTACGACGAGCGTGGCATCCTGAAATGTGGTATCGAGCAAGCCTATCTGGCCGGGGCCACCACGTTCAAAAAGCCTATCAGCTGCCATCTCTACCCCATCCGCATCAGCAAGTACGAAGACTTTGAGGCACTAAATTACGATCGGTGGGGCATTTGCAACCCGGCCTGTGCCTTTGGGGGCGAACTAGGTGTGCGTGTGTACCAGTTCCTGAAAGAGCCGCTTATTCGCAAATACGGCGAGGCGTGGTATGGCGAGCTGGTGCAGGAAATTGAAGGCGGCGCGCAAGGTTAA
- a CDS encoding glycosyltransferase family 4 protein — translation MSATGPTLPSAQFPIAILCLSASWGGLEINTVKLADWLRGRGWPVQLIASAGSPLAAQAQQKGITTCFLSNPLRAVDVPAAWRLRTLVQHQGARVLIVTQNQDLPLAVLCKRWLLPRLRLVYQQHMQLGLSKRDLLHTLRYQALDAWLAPLPGLARQVGEKTRMDMRRVHVVPLGIELDRFLHPGLTQQQAKQQLQLPATGHLLGLVGRFDEGKGQQFAVEAFYHLRQHFPDQELHLVLVGEATKNHQAASAYRTAVIERVTELGLTPYVHIRNFTDQPQVVYRALDVFLVASLNETYGMVTIEAMAAGLPIVATRAGGTPEILTEGKTGLLYPLGDIQAWLTAVGWCLQQPAQAAEMGLRAQQVAVRTYSHHHQCALTEDILRQLL, via the coding sequence ATGTCTGCCACTGGTCCTACCTTACCTTCTGCTCAATTTCCGATAGCCATCCTGTGTCTTTCGGCTAGCTGGGGCGGCCTGGAAATCAATACTGTGAAGCTGGCGGACTGGCTGCGCGGGCGTGGTTGGCCCGTGCAGCTTATTGCATCGGCCGGGTCGCCGCTGGCAGCGCAGGCCCAGCAGAAGGGTATCACTACCTGTTTCTTGTCCAACCCCCTGCGCGCCGTGGATGTTCCCGCAGCTTGGCGGTTGCGCACGCTAGTACAGCATCAGGGTGCACGCGTGCTCATCGTCACGCAGAATCAAGATTTGCCGCTGGCCGTGCTCTGCAAACGGTGGCTGCTGCCGCGTCTGCGTTTAGTATATCAGCAACACATGCAGTTGGGCCTGTCGAAGCGCGACTTGCTGCACACGTTGCGCTACCAGGCGCTAGATGCCTGGCTGGCCCCACTACCTGGCCTAGCCCGGCAGGTAGGTGAGAAGACTCGCATGGATATGCGCCGCGTGCATGTGGTACCGCTCGGGATTGAGCTTGACCGTTTTCTGCACCCGGGCCTTACCCAGCAACAGGCAAAGCAGCAGCTGCAACTGCCAGCCACAGGTCACCTGCTCGGCCTGGTCGGACGCTTCGACGAAGGCAAAGGGCAACAGTTTGCAGTGGAAGCCTTTTACCATTTACGGCAGCATTTTCCAGACCAAGAATTGCACTTGGTATTGGTAGGAGAAGCGACCAAAAACCACCAAGCCGCCAGTGCCTACCGTACGGCCGTGATAGAGCGAGTTACAGAGCTGGGGCTGACGCCATACGTGCATATCCGCAATTTTACAGACCAACCGCAAGTGGTATATCGCGCCCTTGATGTATTTCTGGTGGCCTCGCTCAACGAAACCTACGGTATGGTAACCATCGAGGCCATGGCCGCCGGTCTGCCCATTGTGGCCACGCGCGCAGGCGGCACCCCCGAAATTCTGACGGAAGGCAAAACGGGCCTGCTCTACCCGCTAGGTGATATACAAGCGTGGCTAACGGCAGTGGGCTGGTGTCTGCAACAGCCAGCGCAGGCAGCAGAAATGGGCCTAAGAGCACAACAAGTGGCCGTGCGTACCTATTCGCATCACCATCAATGCGCGCTGACGGAAGATATTCTGCGGCAACTGCTGTAA